The Clostridium sp. AWRP genome has a window encoding:
- a CDS encoding ISNCY family transposase, with product MNENAKYNIIKKLVESNGNKQRAAVQINCTVRHINRMIKGYKEQGKAFFIHGNRGKKPVHALDNSTKQTIVDLYRTKYEGTNLTHFSELLKEFEGIKVSSNTIRSILLQEFILSPKAKRSSKKALYTKLKDMQKSTKSKKQASVIQSSILAIEDAHPRRPRCAYFGEMLQMDASLHPWFGGEKSQLHIAVDDATGAIVGAYFDVQETLNGYYHVLEQILKTYGIPYMFYTDRRTVFEYKQKKSPSIEEDTFTQFGYACKQLGIEIKTSSIPQAKGRVERMFQTLQSRLPIELRLAGISTIEQANEFLNSYIKKFNARFALPVDNIKSVFETQPDIEKINLILGVLASRKVDNGSCVKYNKGYYLPVDANGHPVYYHKGTCGIVIKAFNNDLYFCANEKVYALELLPDHVPSSKNFDLAKTSKTPKKHYIPPMSHPWKQASFEHYCNKQAHRQKENIA from the coding sequence ATGAATGAGAATGCAAAATATAACATAATCAAGAAATTAGTAGAGAGCAATGGTAACAAGCAAAGAGCTGCTGTACAGATTAACTGTACTGTTAGGCACATTAACAGAATGATTAAAGGGTATAAAGAGCAGGGAAAAGCCTTTTTTATACATGGAAATCGTGGTAAAAAACCTGTCCATGCTTTAGATAATTCTACAAAACAGACTATTGTTGACTTATATCGAACAAAATATGAAGGCACCAATTTAACTCATTTTTCAGAACTCTTAAAAGAATTTGAAGGAATCAAAGTTTCATCAAACACTATACGTTCCATCCTTTTGCAGGAATTCATCCTGTCTCCTAAGGCAAAACGTTCTTCTAAGAAGGCTCTATACACTAAACTTAAAGATATGCAAAAATCTACAAAGTCAAAAAAGCAGGCTAGTGTTATTCAAAGTTCTATTCTTGCTATCGAAGATGCTCATCCTAGGCGTCCGAGATGTGCCTACTTTGGAGAAATGCTTCAGATGGATGCTTCTCTTCATCCTTGGTTTGGTGGAGAAAAAAGTCAGCTTCATATAGCTGTAGATGATGCCACAGGTGCTATTGTAGGTGCTTATTTCGATGTTCAAGAAACGCTAAATGGATATTACCATGTACTTGAGCAAATATTGAAAACCTATGGTATTCCTTATATGTTTTACACCGATAGGCGTACAGTTTTTGAGTATAAACAAAAGAAATCCCCTTCTATCGAAGAGGACACTTTTACCCAATTCGGTTATGCCTGCAAGCAGTTAGGAATTGAGATTAAAACCAGCAGCATTCCACAAGCCAAGGGGCGTGTGGAACGAATGTTTCAAACACTGCAATCACGACTTCCTATCGAATTGCGTTTAGCTGGTATAAGCACGATTGAGCAGGCAAATGAATTTTTAAACTCCTACATAAAAAAATTCAATGCTCGATTTGCTTTACCTGTTGATAATATCAAATCTGTATTCGAAACGCAACCTGATATTGAGAAAATCAATTTAATTCTTGGTGTACTTGCTAGTAGGAAAGTAGACAATGGGAGTTGTGTAAAATACAATAAAGGATATTATCTTCCAGTAGATGCTAATGGTCACCCAGTATATTACCATAAAGGTACCTGCGGTATAGTAATAAAGGCATTTAACAATGATCTATATTTTTGTGCAAACGAAAAAGTTTATGCACTTGAATTGCTTCCGGATCATGTTCCTTCATCAAAAAATTTTGATCTTGCGAAGACCTCAAAAACTCCAAAGAAACACTATATACCGCCGATGAGTCACCCATGGAAGCAGGCTTCATTTGAACATTATTGCAATAAGCAGGCTCATAGACAAAAAGAAAACATAGCTTAA
- a CDS encoding prephenate dehydrogenase, whose protein sequence is MDDSDFKLNIAIVGMGLIGGSYAMALRPLNTEQIIGIDNDKKALESALNMGIIDRAYENGGSFLKEIDLIIIALYPKDTVKFVKDNFKYLKNGAIITDTSGIKQCVVSEINSFLPQHLEFVPGHPMAGNEFKGIAGASKDIFKDANYIITPTAKNSSRGIELIGKMAKKIGCSNVTCISPERHDRVITFTSQLPHVIAVSLMNSQDQNEENIKSFTGGSFRDATRVAQINTSLWAELFTMNSDMLVEEIEKFEESINLLKKAIISKDVDSIKNIFEKASSSRRELVKR, encoded by the coding sequence TTGGACGATTCTGATTTTAAACTTAATATAGCAATTGTAGGAATGGGGCTTATTGGCGGGTCTTATGCCATGGCCCTAAGGCCACTAAATACTGAGCAGATTATTGGAATAGATAATGATAAAAAGGCACTTGAAAGTGCCTTGAATATGGGAATTATAGATAGAGCCTATGAAAATGGTGGAAGTTTTTTAAAAGAAATTGATCTTATAATAATTGCCCTTTATCCTAAAGATACGGTTAAATTTGTAAAGGACAACTTTAAATATTTAAAAAATGGAGCTATTATAACGGATACTTCAGGTATAAAACAGTGTGTGGTGAGTGAAATAAATTCATTCTTGCCACAGCACTTGGAATTTGTACCAGGACATCCTATGGCAGGAAATGAATTTAAAGGTATTGCGGGAGCTTCCAAAGATATTTTTAAAGATGCAAATTATATAATAACTCCTACAGCTAAAAATAGCTCTAGAGGTATTGAATTAATAGGTAAAATGGCTAAAAAAATAGGGTGCAGCAATGTAACTTGTATAAGTCCCGAAAGGCACGATAGAGTAATTACTTTTACAAGTCAACTTCCTCATGTTATAGCTGTATCTCTTATGAATTCACAGGATCAGAATGAAGAAAACATAAAGTCATTTACAGGTGGAAGCTTTAGGGATGCAACTAGAGTAGCCCAAATTAACACTTCACTGTGGGCTGAACTATTTACTATGAATTCGGATATGTTAGTGGAAGAAATAGAAAAGTTTGAAGAAAGTATTAATTTATTAAAAAAAGCTATAATATCTAAAGATGTAGATTCTATAAAAAATATTTTTGAAAAAGCATCCTCCAGTAGAAGAGAATTAGTTAAAAGATAA
- the aroB gene encoding 3-dehydroquinate synthase has protein sequence MERGILTSIGKKLRQVYEGRTLVVITDKNVERLYIQELKQSFLDNGFKVNVISIEPGEKSKSLDMLKEIYENLCELKIKRKDVIVSLGGGVVGDLSGFAAATYLRGISYVQIPTSLLAQVDSSIGGKVAVDLPWGKNLVGNFYHPDAVFIDPEVLKTLSDRFFSDGMAEVIKYGFIKDKTILEDLNSYKSKEEALNNIENIIYKCCSIKKQLVEEDEKDLGNRMLLNFGHTLGHAVERYYNYSKYSHGEAVSIGMAYITGRTEELSITKEGTYSYMVDILKKYGLPVYIQGVDKNVLVDTIALDKKSSDKNEINLIMVEEAGKSRIRNTKLSEAANFLFPENLIK, from the coding sequence ATGGAAAGAGGAATTTTAACTTCCATAGGAAAAAAGTTACGCCAAGTTTATGAGGGAAGAACTTTAGTTGTAATTACGGATAAAAATGTTGAACGATTATATATTCAAGAATTGAAGCAATCTTTTTTGGATAACGGATTTAAAGTAAATGTCATATCTATAGAACCGGGAGAAAAAAGCAAAAGTTTGGATATGCTAAAGGAAATATATGAAAATTTGTGTGAATTGAAGATAAAGAGAAAGGATGTAATAGTTTCTCTTGGAGGAGGAGTAGTTGGAGATTTATCAGGTTTTGCGGCAGCTACTTATTTGAGAGGGATAAGTTATGTTCAAATACCAACATCACTTTTGGCACAAGTAGACAGCAGTATAGGTGGGAAGGTAGCTGTGGATCTTCCTTGGGGAAAAAATCTAGTGGGAAATTTTTATCACCCGGATGCTGTATTTATAGATCCAGAGGTACTTAAAACTTTAAGTGATAGATTTTTTAGTGATGGAATGGCTGAAGTTATAAAGTATGGTTTTATAAAGGATAAAACTATTTTAGAAGATCTAAATTCCTATAAAAGCAAAGAAGAAGCTTTGAACAATATAGAAAATATAATATATAAATGCTGCAGTATAAAAAAGCAACTGGTAGAAGAAGATGAAAAAGATTTAGGAAATAGGATGCTGCTAAATTTTGGACACACCTTGGGGCATGCCGTTGAAAGATATTATAATTACAGTAAATATAGTCATGGAGAAGCAGTTTCTATTGGTATGGCATATATAACAGGAAGAACGGAAGAACTTTCTATTACTAAAGAAGGTACTTATTCTTATATGGTAGATATTTTAAAAAAGTATGGGCTTCCAGTTTATATACAGGGTGTGGATAAAAATGTTTTAGTAGACACCATAGCACTGGATAAAAAATCTTCAGATAAAAATGAAATTAATTTAATAATGGTTGAAGAAGCAGGAAAGAGCAGGATAAGAAATACTAAATTGTCTGAAGCAGCTAATTTTTTATTTCCTGAAAATCTAATCAAATAA
- the aroA gene encoding 3-phosphoshikimate 1-carboxyvinyltransferase, translated as MKYVSIKPTKLKGKIQVPPSKSVCHRALICAALAQGESNIKNVDFSEDIEATCSALKALGVDIKRDKHTLNVTGSSVIRMKNSNIHCFKSGSTIRFLIPIAATLGEKVTFTGEDKLVERPLDVYYDIFDRQKIFYSNFKGKLPLTINGKLKPGEYRVKGNISSQFISGLLFALPLLGGNSKIVVTTELESKSYVDITLDMLKKFEVYVDKKDYREFLIKGNQTYKKNNCNIEGDFSQAAFWMTAGALGDGIICSSLNMNSLQGDKVVIRILKDMGVEIEEKGDTLKVNPSKTHGMHIDASQCPDLVPVLAALASVSSGTTEITNAARLRIKESDRLKAISTELNKLGADVKEREDGLIINGKERLKGGKVTSWRDHRIAMALAVISSKCVNPMIMEEAEYVKKSYPGFWQDFIQLGGNIDEWNVGE; from the coding sequence ATGAAATATGTATCTATAAAACCTACCAAACTTAAAGGGAAAATACAAGTTCCTCCTTCTAAAAGTGTATGCCATAGAGCACTCATATGTGCTGCTTTAGCTCAAGGGGAAAGCAATATAAAAAATGTGGATTTTTCAGAAGATATAGAAGCTACTTGTAGTGCTCTAAAAGCTTTGGGGGTAGATATTAAAAGAGATAAGCATACTTTAAATGTAACAGGTAGTTCTGTTATTAGAATGAAAAATTCAAATATACACTGCTTTAAATCTGGTTCTACTATTAGATTTTTAATACCTATAGCTGCTACTTTAGGAGAAAAGGTGACTTTTACGGGAGAAGATAAATTAGTAGAAAGACCTCTAGATGTTTACTATGATATATTTGACAGGCAAAAAATTTTTTATAGTAATTTTAAAGGTAAATTGCCTTTAACTATAAATGGAAAGCTAAAGCCTGGGGAATACAGGGTAAAGGGAAATATAAGTTCCCAATTTATAAGTGGCCTTTTGTTTGCGCTGCCTCTTTTAGGTGGAAATTCAAAAATAGTAGTGACCACAGAACTTGAATCTAAATCTTATGTAGATATTACGCTGGATATGCTAAAAAAATTTGAAGTTTATGTGGATAAAAAAGACTATAGAGAATTTTTAATTAAGGGAAATCAGACCTATAAAAAAAATAACTGTAATATAGAAGGAGACTTTTCTCAGGCCGCTTTCTGGATGACGGCAGGAGCTCTTGGAGATGGAATTATATGCTCTAGTCTTAATATGAATTCTCTTCAGGGAGATAAGGTTGTAATAAGGATATTAAAAGATATGGGAGTTGAAATTGAAGAAAAAGGTGATACTTTAAAAGTTAATCCTTCTAAAACTCATGGAATGCACATAGATGCTTCTCAGTGTCCTGACTTAGTACCAGTACTTGCGGCACTGGCATCTGTAAGCAGTGGTACCACTGAAATTACAAATGCAGCTAGACTTAGAATCAAAGAATCAGATAGACTTAAGGCTATATCTACGGAATTAAATAAACTTGGGGCAGATGTAAAAGAAAGAGAAGATGGACTTATTATAAATGGTAAGGAAAGACTCAAGGGAGGAAAAGTTACAAGTTGGAGAGATCACAGAATAGCAATGGCACTGGCTGTTATATCTTCAAAATGTGTAAATCCTATGATAATGGAAGAAGCTGAATATGTTAAAAAATCATATCCTGGTTTCTGGCAAGATTTTATACAATTGGGAGGTAATATAGATGAGTGGAATGTGGGGGAATAA
- the aroF gene encoding 3-deoxy-7-phosphoheptulonate synthase has translation MIVIMRPQTTQEEINMLKQKIESENEVTVNVINGKECSILGLVGDTTKVDADKIRANEFVENVEKVQQPYKLSNRLFHPDDTVIKVKNASIGGDELAVIAGPCSVESEDQIVKIAQDVKKSGAKFLRGGAFKPRTSPYSFQGLRARGLELLKIAKQETGLPIVTEIMSADMIDKFVEDVDVIQVGARNMQNFELLKQLGKTNKPILLKRGLSATIQELLMSAEYIMSEGNENVILCERGIRTFETYTRNTLDLSAIPAIKRLSHLPVIVDPSHAAGLWWMVEPLAKAAVAVGADGLMIEVHNDPANAKCDGQQSIKPKVFEQLMNDISKIPGKRIHKAYDTANV, from the coding sequence TTGATAGTTATTATGAGACCACAAACCACACAGGAAGAGATAAATATGCTTAAACAAAAAATTGAAAGTGAGAATGAGGTAACAGTGAATGTAATAAACGGAAAAGAATGTTCTATATTAGGACTTGTTGGAGATACTACAAAAGTGGATGCAGATAAAATAAGAGCTAATGAATTTGTGGAAAATGTTGAGAAGGTACAGCAGCCGTACAAACTGTCCAATAGGCTATTTCATCCGGATGACACTGTAATAAAAGTAAAAAATGCTTCTATAGGTGGGGATGAGCTGGCTGTTATAGCAGGACCCTGTTCTGTTGAAAGTGAAGACCAAATTGTAAAAATTGCACAAGATGTAAAAAAAAGTGGCGCTAAATTTTTAAGAGGTGGGGCATTTAAACCAAGAACATCACCTTACAGCTTCCAAGGTCTCAGAGCTAGAGGATTAGAGCTTTTAAAAATAGCAAAGCAGGAAACAGGGCTGCCTATAGTAACTGAGATTATGTCTGCGGATATGATAGACAAATTTGTGGAGGATGTGGATGTGATACAGGTAGGAGCAAGAAATATGCAAAATTTCGAACTTTTAAAACAGTTAGGTAAAACAAATAAGCCAATTCTTTTAAAGAGAGGACTTTCTGCTACTATTCAGGAGCTTTTGATGTCTGCAGAATATATAATGTCTGAAGGAAATGAAAATGTAATACTTTGTGAAAGAGGAATAAGGACTTTTGAAACTTATACAAGAAATACTTTGGACTTAAGTGCTATTCCTGCCATAAAAAGATTGAGTCACCTTCCAGTAATAGTGGATCCAAGTCATGCTGCAGGACTTTGGTGGATGGTAGAGCCATTAGCTAAGGCAGCAGTGGCAGTAGGGGCTGATGGACTTATGATAGAAGTACACAATGATCCTGCTAATGCAAAATGTGATGGACAGCAATCCATAAAACCAAAAGTATTTGAACAGCTGATGAACGATATAAGCAAAATTCCAGGAAAAAGAATTCATAAAGCATATGATACTGCAAATGTATAA